The DNA sequence GCATaaagttagataagaagattgataccactttcgTTTTGGACAGAGATATTTTCAAAACAGTGCTTGTGTGGATGGGATTTTCTTTGAGAACGAAGACAGGAAAACACTGTTTACAAAAATACCCATGTACATGTGGACTAGGCATAACTATCAGCAAGAAcgcgaataagcatatttccaaaATTTGGCTATTTTgccaaaatgtacatttctatTTCTTAATGTCCTTTGTTTGCCGTTTTCAAAATCTCTATCTCAGATATGTGCTGACAGAGCTGATAGAGACAGAAAGGTTGTATGTGGAAGATCTTGGACTCATAGTGCAGGTATGTCTCTTTTCCAGTCTTTAGTAGCCTAAATAATCTGCTTATGACATTTAGACATTACCAAGCTCCCTTTATCAATAACACTCTGCAACATTCACGTCTTAAACTGACTCTCCAAATCTCTGATTTGATTAGtgacatgtgtctctgtgtgtgtgtgtgtgtgtgtgtgtgtgtgtgtgtgtgtgtgtgtgtgtgtgtgtgtgtgtgtgtgtgtgtgtgtgtatagggcTACATGGGCACCATGGCCAATCAGGTAGTTCCAGAGGACCTAAAAGGGAAGGATAGGATTGTGTTTGGAAACATCCAACAGATCTACGACTGGCATAAGAAGTGAGTCAGAGCAcccctcccccatctctctctctctctctctctctctctctctctctctctcctccctctctcagtTCCTCTGAATTTGAACAATCTCTTATAGTGGTTCAGCGTGTGTCACGTCCCCTGGCTGTttgtttcgtgtgtgtgtgtgtgtgtgtgtgtgtgcgcgggcGCGCGCTAGGGTTTAATTCCCGGGAATTAAGACTATTTCCCGATTCCCGGGAAAGGTTATGacgggaaataaaataaaataaaaaaaccgcAAGGAGTGTGCGTCTATTGTTGTCATACGCCTACGGTAACGTTGATGCAGGCGACGGAGCCGTACCGTAGCAACAGTAATAAAGGCTCACTAAATTCATTACGCAGCAGTAGGCTACATCCGTGGAGGCGGAGAGAGCGTTTTTCTATCTGCGGCCAATTTATCACGAAAATCCGAAACCGCCTGAGCGCAGAGTCTATCTACGCTCTCTGCTTGTTGAAAGCACACTtccagaagaaaaagaaagaaaggcagGGTGAGAATGCATTGTAAACTAAAAGAAATATGTAGCCTAAGTTGTCACAAGTTCAATGCAACGCTGATATTGTGTTTAGGCATTGTTTTCCCCCCAATTCAGTTTTTACATAGGCTATGGCCCTGTCTTTTTGCAGTGCACAGTTGTACATTTAAGTGGGTCgttttctttaattttgttgAACTTGTATGTGTTTTAAAGAGAAATGCCTGCCCTGCcctaataaagaaatatttggtTTACTTCGAGTGATTATTCCCATTTGCAGCCGCTTACAAATCTCAACAGTCACAGAATGGATTTCGTTTAACAGAATGGTTTAGGAATCATTCAATGGTTTACTTTAGTAGATTTCGATTTTCGTTATAATGAAGTTCTGTAAAATATTGGTTTTATAAGAGTTGCCTAGATTTTAAGAAGACAATTGATGATGGACATAAactttttgtgtttatttgtgttcttTTGCCTTaataatgatacaaataatatataaaaatgtcagtttgggaTTTGGGAACGCATATTTGAATGATATTGATACATTacttgggtttaaaaaaaaaaaggctattcCCAGGAAATGGGTCTTTTCCCGGTATCTGATTCATCTAATTTTCGGTTAAAATattaaccctgtgtgtgtgtgtgggaatgaCTGTTCCTGCCTgactttctctgctttgtttcACACAGTTATTTGCTGGGAGAGCTGGAGAAATGTGTGGGTGATCCTGACCGCCTGGCCCAACTCTTCATCAAACATGTGAGTCTACATCAGTGAGTTACCACCATCCATATGTGTCTTGATCTTGCATCTGCAGATGCAGCTGCAGAATAAACAGTTTTGCAATCATCAGCTCTCAAAGCTGACAATCAGTGTTAAAGAAGCTCTGCAGAAACCGCGCAATGTGTGAAAATGAGCTGGAATTACAGATCTCCGAGATCTATAAAAAGTATTCACACCCTCCTTGAAGTATTTTATATGTGGCTGTTTAaaaccagactgatctcatgaagtggcgtatgtatgacacgccaatttgtattccatTTTCGGTGTGTTATCAAGaggcataatcgctttttagcgtgtttatcaatgctgtttggcctccattgacttacattacctcaccacttggctttagaaagtggcgtgtatgtttatgcgaAGTCATGATGTTATGTTGTTAAAACTGAACTTTGAGAAAACTATTTAATATCAAAGTGAAAACAGATCTCTACAAATTGAGAATGGAAGGAATTACAAACATATACAAGAGAATAAATTGAAACATACTGATCACGTGGAttcaatcatcatcatcatcatcatcaaactttattacagactcaaggtccaaatcacccacaacaatacataaatatatatccATAAACGCAAATGTATACACACCTACTTacacatgtaataaatataaaaacaaacaaatttaaaaagaaaattattgtTCTACCAGGAGACAATTATACCAGTGTTTCCACATACGGGATTGGTAGCGTGTAGTGCTTAGACGTATGTCAGTTAAgcccattattatttcattttgtgaccCATCAAGCCGACACATGAATTTAAACATTAGGTTTCTTAAAACAGCATGAAAGGTTCTCACTCTTGCAACCACAAACATCTCACTTGCACTACACCATCTTGGTCTTGTGAGTAATATTCTCATTGCGTCATTATATGCTACtttcaattttaaaagactTGCCTTTTTATAGTTTGACCACAAGTGCGCAGTATACAACGGTGTGCAATATGCTTTGAACAGAGATATCTTTACACCAGCTGTACATGCCCTAAATTTACGTAAGAGACTATTGGCTTGTGCATACATCATGCGACATTGCCTGTAAATATCTTCATCATCTGTCATTTTATCAGTGATAAAATGACCAAGGTATTTCACCTTATCACAAACACTAAGCGTATTATTAGCCAATTTAAAATCAGGGAAATTCAATgttgtaaaacatataaaaagggtagtatatacattttattggCATTGTACATATCGGTATCAGTATATAGTGTCGTTACAGCAGAAAAATAAACTACTGgagaaaaatctgaaaaatattTTGATTTGGTGCAGCTTTTCCAGCTCAGCTCCTCTATCCACTTCACTCCGTGTAGTGTAGCACGCCAATTAATCCACGGCAAATTAAACCATTCTTTGTCAGCCACTGGAACTATTTAATGAAGCAAAGGTCATGCACTGGTTTAacaaacccccccaaaaaaaactcaTGAGGGGAATGGGAACACAAGAAAACTGAGAGGAAACTAAGAGTCAGAGTAGCTCAGAGGCTTAATTCTTCCTCTGTCCGTTCGTCACTGTCCCTCACACACAGATTATTTGGAATAATTGTAAcgtgagctctctctctctctttttaattcttttttttccaggaaCGGCGTCTTCACATGTATGTGGTTTACTGTCAGAACAAACCAAAATCAGAACACATTGTCTCTGAGTACATTGAGACCTACTTTGAGGTGAGTAAACTGTTGTACTACTGTCAATTTTATTGGAGCTAtttaatgatttttattttttttactgaggacactttctctgtttttctgtgaCCTAACAGGATCTCAGGCAGCAGTTGGGTCACAGGCTGCAGCTCAATGATCTGCTTATCAAACCTGTTCAGAGGATCATGAAGTATCAGCTACTGCTGAAGGTTTGCAGTTTAACATGATTGTGTATCTGCATGCATGGCACTGTTACACAACATTAAAGATATAATCAATGTCCGCAAGAGAGGAATTGAAAAGGCAAACTGCTTCGGTCTTCCCACGAATTCTGAGGAAGACCTGTGTGCAGTCAATAGCCTTTGTCTTATTTATAATCATGTAGACGCTATAATAAAAGGCTCTTCACATCACGGTCGCATCCAAGTAGCGTATCCTCTTTTGCTTTTTATTATGAGGgtattgtttcctttttattgaaaattattaaAACTCTACATAAACCTCTCTTTGACTGGTAAACCCCAGGACTTCCTGAAGTACTACAGCAAAGCTGGAAGGGATGTTGAGGAGCTGCAGGTATGAGCTCATTACTTAATGTGAATACATATACAGTGagctgccagtttattaggtacacctacagTAGctaaactaatgcagtctaatacaacagtcctgGTTCAATTTTTGTTGAACTGTTCTTTCAAACGTCTTTAAATTAGGatgttgtattagactgcagtAGTTTCAGCTAGGTGTATCTAATGAACTGGCAATTGAATGTGTAAAGTACTATTGTGAGTCTGTATAacacaaaattgtgttttgactTCAACTGATTCTCCTCCATCCAATTTCTCTCATCAGGGGGCGGTGGAGGTGATGTGTTTTGTGCCAAAACGCTGTAATGATATGATGAATGTGGGCAGGCTCCAAGGTTTTGAGGTGAGATACTGATTATTTCCTGTCCATCATCACAGATGAAATGCATATCCAGGGTGACTTACAGTCTATGACAATGTTTGTGGCGAACACACTGTTTCAGGGGAAAATAACGGCTCAGGGGAAGTTGCTCCAGCAGGATACCTTCTCTGTCAGCGAGCAGGAAAGCGGCTTACCGTCCAAAGCGAAGGAGAGGAGGGTCTTTCTGTTTGAGCAGCTGGTCATCTTCAGTGAGCCAATTGATAAGAAAAAGGGCTTCTCTTTGCCAGGGTACACTTTTAAGAACAGCATCAAGGTGCGAATGACACTGCGTTTTAAAACATCTTtggtttagtgtttttttttaatgttcaacAAGTCTCCTGTGTGCTTCAGGTCAGCTGTTTGGGCGTGGAGGAGCACTCTGAGAATGATCTATGCTCTCTGGTTCTGACCTCCCGCGGGACTAATGGCAGTGTGACGCGCTTCATCATGCAGGCATCATCTCTGGAAATACAGCAAGCTTGGTTTGATGACGTGGTCCAGATTTTGGAGAGTCAGAGGAACTTCCTTAATGGTACCAGAGCTTAGTGTTTCTTCAATAAAACCGCAGATTTAAGAGTTTGGTGCGTTTTAAGTAATGTGACATCTCTTCCTGTCCACTGGAGCCCTTCAGTCTCCAATAGAGTACCAACGCAGGGAAAGCAAATCAAACAGCCTGGGCAGGAACATGAAGTCTCCAACTGCGTCAGCATCTGGCCTGCGACCTCACTCCTCTGCATCCATGGACCGACGCCAGAAGCCCTGCCTGCTCTCTTGCAACACCTCCCTGCCCTCTCTGCATCCACCACACCACAGCCCAGCCTTGAAAGTGGTGAGTGTGCAGCAACGCTCCCTTGCACATTTGTGTACATTCATAAATTTCTCCTTCTCTGACATTCTTTTGCTTTGATTTGTCTTCTATCTCTCTCAAGCTTTCTAATCCCTGTGCTGCGAGACCTCAAACAGCTCTCCCTCCACTTTCTCCCCCCGAGCAGCTCAGTTTGTACACAGAGGTAAGACACACCCGCCAGACAGCCAATGGGCTGCCGCCATCCCAGCATGCAGGTACATCAGTCTTACTTCACACAGCGGTGAAAAGTGTATCCCAATTTGTATGTAGAAGTAGAAGTAGTAACATCACAATTTAAAAGGttagttcacccaaattacaaaaaacaccTTTCCCTTACTGGCTGGTATCTAGCAATGAGGATAGTTTGGGGTTTATTTACCCATGTTTAGAGATATCCATGTCCAAGATTTCTTTTGCTACCCAAATACAGTGAAGgttaaaggtataatatgtagGGTTTTCCTAATGAAACAATGTTAGACTAATGCAAAAATGACTGTCATTGCCAACGGTTTTTCCCCAAACACATCCGAGAACTCACCAATCTGTCCATGTGCAAATCCCAAGTCAAAACGCTGTTATCTCTATGTCAGCAGTTTGTTGTCGTGATCACTGACGATGAGGGGAAATTACTCTCTGGTTGCCTTTGTCAAATATCCTGTTGTTGTTTCTGCGTGGATTTAAAAACCAGGTCGACCTAATCTGTAGCCAGCGTTATTCAGTCATCCAGTTTATGGAAAAACTCACTGACCTGCTGTTTTATCTCATTCTCTCAGAGACTTCCACCAGGAGAAGGAAATGGTTTGATCGCATATTAGATGTGCTTATCTGGCCTGATTCTACAAAGTCGCTCTCGTCCTATTGTTGTCTGTCTTGGTGTTTTTGGATCAGCAGTGTTTACATCCTGCTCTAGGTGCAGGAGTACAGACAAGTTTTCTATGGTGCTTATCCCTCTGGCTTTTCTTAGTTAATATCTGTTTCTGCACATGACATTTTATGTAACAGCTCCATAATCTTATTTCTGTAAAATTCAATACCAATTATGAGGTTTTTCGTGTGGTTCGTGTCAGAATTAGAGAAGCACAACATTTTTGTAACTTATACATaatttttaaagctgcactaatcaatattttaacaATTGATCAGTTGGCCCAAATAATTTCCATCTCACAGTTTTCCTCAGCTCTATGGAGCTTTTTGGTGTCTTTCagttcattgttttggttttacaccccacaactttactgtttttatttccctctcaccgctctcatcagCCTAGTTTCAAGCAATGACAGGCGGCTGATATCAGGGGACTAATCTCTAAAAACCTcacagcaccaaacagcagacacagttagcgactagctggtgaacatgtGGGGGCATTTAGTAgctaagactaagactaaaaagagtcagatatttccctcaggagttgttAGAGACAAAAACAGCTAAAGGAAAGTTAAAATTGGATTCACATTTGtcaggtggacagaaacacaactccaaatgaatgattatTTTGCTTCGTAGCTGCTCAATGTATAAATGAGCAAATGTTTGCTAACATTTTAGCTGTAATAACTTTGTTAAAAATATGTCAATGTGTTAACAGCATGTTCTGCTTCCCTTAAGTGGCTTCCCCAAACAAAAATCATTTAAAGAGGACAGATCATGAAAACCCATATTTTCAGTGCTTATATATTTGGGTATCTGGATTGTCAAAACCAATTGTGAAATAAGGAAACCCAGTCAGTTTTTTGTGGGATGGGATTTTACcgtagactgtaaaaaaaagactGGACGTAGCagcagtgacgtcacccattcaATTGTGGACTCGGCCACATGGACTGCCGTTCTTGTAAACCACGAGTTTGCCATTTGGCCTTCgccatcttttatttttttttaaccggaCCTGATCATATTTGGAcaagagggtggagctggggaggatgacgcgGCTAAACCAGTGTTGATTTTCAACTCCGGGCACTGGCGCAGCGTATAGTCAAGattgttaatgttaatattGGGTGATGTGATTATTAGCATGAATCACATCATGATTTTATCTGACCGCTTAGCTAATTACAAAGTAATATACAACATTTCATTTACTTTTAGGCCACCCAAAAGGACAGAGTAATGAATTTATTATGAGGAGTTGTGTGCCATTACCATTAACTGTTTGTGTAACACTGGAAATATAAAGTAGGAACGTTCTGTCTACTATTTGAAGTTGTGCGTATAAACCACACaagtattaaaaacatttaattagttgctttttttccctcagGGTGTGACTTCCAGTTTCCAGGAGACCACATTAAACATGGGTGCCCATCGACCAAACAACCTGGATCACCTGAAGGAGATTGAGCAGTAAAATGAACTACGATGACAAATGAACTCCCTTTACTTTTCTGCAGTAGGAGTGCCTCAACTGAGTCAGCGTGATCTGTCAGCATTGTTTGTTTCACTCCTGTACAGATGTCATCAAGGTCTCAGTGTCTCCGTTCCTCACATTTTGCTCTTAATTTCCCTCCAAATATCAATCAAATACCACCATGGTTTAGCTTAATCTGGATTTGATCTTGTATAATCatatctctgtgcgtgtgtgtgtgtgtgtgtgtgtgtgtgtgtgtgtgtgtgtgtgtgtgtgtgtgtgcgtgtgcgcataCATATTCGCACATTCACACATCTACAGATGGtgaaatgtgtgaaaatgcAGTTTTGAAGAACCACAGAGACTGTACTTCATATTGTACGTATATGTATACATTTCTTACTTTTTTCATTAGAATTCATGGATGAATATTTTTGTAGATCATAATATTTTCATAAAGGACCAATTACACTTTATTTCCCCTGAGAACTCTAATCTCAAATCCCTTTATGCAGTCATACTCTGTGTTCTCAAATGTCTGTATCCTTGAAATCACTGAGTGATTGCAGATTCCAGCTTCACTGTGGAGTCTGAATCCATACAagttgtgtatgtctgtgtgttcctTGCAAACACTGTGTGTTCCTTGAGAAAATAGCTGTTTTCCCTTTGGTGGGCTATTTTAACCCTGCAATTGTTTTACTGTTATCTGAACCAAACACATTTGCAAACTCACACAGGGCACACGTCCTAATCAAGCAGAAAAAGGACAAAGGGAAGACAAAGGTGCTCACCGGTCactgtcatgttgaatgtaaataaTCTCATGTGTGATATGTGATCATATCAATAAAGCTATTTGACTTGTGTCCTGATACACACAGAAAGGGAAATGCTTTTCAGATACGTGTCATcgtttttggagaaaaaaaaacaacttctaAAAATATTTCAGAGCTagcgtgttgtgtgtgttgcatgaGATGTTGGGTGAGACAACGGCTCCCTGGGCACAGACATGTCAAAGGACCCCCAATCCTCTTACATGGGAGCAAGATGTGGTTGTTTTGCGTTTCTTTGTAGTCGCTGTAGATCTCTTAGTTTTGCTTCTCTAGGTAGCTGATTAGCATTTTTTTGTAGTCATGCAGCTTTTTGCATCTTGTGTTGTTTTCCACCTCTTTGTAGTCATTCTGTATCTTTTTGTGGTcacttttgtctctctgtggtgcctctttgttgttgtttgattcAAACAAGAAATAGTAACAGTCACCTCAAACAGAGGCATTGGTCCAGGGGCCCCTTGGGACTGTTCAGTAATCCCTTCATCTTCCCAGGGTACTGTTAATATAAATAGATGCATTAAAACATTTAGGCTACTTTGGAGGATATGAATTCTACAGTGACAGCAGAAGTCACTGCAGCAAaccatgaaaatgttttttaaacaagATTCTCCTCTCCAGCCTGCTACTCTTTTTTTAAGTCAATTTTCTGACCATAATCTGTGTCAGAAGCCACATTATCAGCCACTTTAAGATTaagacatactttattgatcctgttagggaaaataaaaaaaatgtttcagtcTGTTGTtagttattacacacagaaatacacacatatgcCCAAGCCCTATACACGCACTAATGGAAAGATGTCAaagtgagggagctgcccatgaCAGGCACCCTGAGCAgctgggggttcggtgccttgctcaagggcaccttggcagtgcccaggaggtgaactggcacctctccagctaccagtccacactctgtTCTTGGTCCGCGCGTGGATTTGAACCCACGACCCAAGCCGGTTCCCTTGGACCGAGGTACTGCCACACCCCAATTACCTTATTGTACAGGGTGTCCTCATGGCTTTCTTTGCCTCAGCTGTCATTATACAGTCAATTGTATattctgaaatgtgtttctatTTGAAGAAAACAAGTTAAGAGTGGCTTAGCcacatttatttcaatttctttttaaaaatgttgcatAAAATTAGATCTTTGCACTAGAGCAATTCCATAACAGAGAACCTGGTATACAGCATCCTCTAGTGGAGAGATTGAAGACACTCATGCTTGTGTCTATGATTTGGTGAATCAAAATGTCAATTTGATAATTccttaatttattaatataacattttatatcataaatatttgtttttgtagaAAGCTTTAATAAAATGTAAGGTGAGTTGTGGTTGAACAGTGCGATTACTAGGCAGcatggctttttttcttttaatttttaaacaAGGAGAAAGCAAACACCAGAAAGTGAGGCACCAGTTCCGACACCTGGCTGCTGTTCTACATTACAACAAACAGAACATTGCTGTTTGGATCCTCTGTATAGCCAATGGCACTGTGGTGGTTGGATATCTGACTGTATGAAACATTATGTCCCAAAGATCTTCATTTACACACCATACTGTAGTGTAGGCTTACATGCACCCAGCTTTATTAACAACTCCTACATCTTCTAAAACACGTCTGCTCTCTAACACACAATATGTGTTGCCTTCTGTGCACTGCTCAACATTGATACTATGCAGTCCTTGTAAATATgccataaaataactttataattTTCTAAAATTCTCATAtcctttgaatgttttttttttttatattatagtgTACTAAGGAGCATCATGGTGGTTCAGTAGTTACAGCTGTTGCCTCACAGCAAAAATAACCTGCATTTGAACTTTGACTCTGAAAAAATCACAATCACTTATcatcccccccacccacacacacacacacacacacacccaccccccTTCCCAACCGCACAAAATATTTTGGGGCAATTAAAGACAGGTGTTccacagacattttaatatgtcaacaattgaaataaattaaaaaagtttcATACTGCTGTGATCATTCAACTGACACCAGTGGTTTTTGGGTGAAGCAGGCAAGTAAAATTTCTGTTAACACAATAAATATCACTGGTTTTAAAATAAAGGTTTTCAGCTCAGTTAAAGATCTCAGTAGTTGGTTACAGTTCCTAACATGAGACACATTTTttaacacacaactacacaaaagccttttaaaatactGTCGATGAAGTTTCATTCTGACCCCTGTCTACAGAGGTGAACAGAGTGAATGTTGCATTTAGGTGAACAAACAGAAGAATCCATAATGGAAAGAAACATCACAcaaaattgttttaaaatattcttctcaagatttaaaaaaagcatcagctaaTACATCTCTGCCCCCTCTTTGCTAATACTGTTTTATTGGCATCATTGGGCAAAACTTCCATAATACCATTtgagcatattgtaattcaagtagACTGAGCAATAAATAGACTTtgcacctcctcttggctctgtttgcaggctttagaaaatctagcccGTGACAGAAGACTTTGGCCAATGACAGGTCAGAGGGCgctcctattggctgttctacaAATGCAGACGCAGAGAGCTGCAAGAGGAGGGCTGTATTTTACAATTCTGGTGggattttttctctcttttttggcCTTTTACAGAAAACAGCCTAACCTAGCTTTAAAAACGTATTAGGAAACAATAGAGTGATACAAGGGTGCCATCTAAAGGTCATGGTATAAAACAACAGCATCATCACTTCAGGCATGAGTGTTAGTTGGACATACAGTAACTCTCCAAAGAGTCAGTATAAAAACGTCACCGTCTCACCGTGTCTCATTTactttgtctctctcagttttcCTCTCATGCTCTGActactcactttttttttaagatgttaATTTATCACCAAACTTTTATTAATTCTGTCTCAatgtccttgtttttttttcctcatttattCTCTTATAATGAGGGAAAATAAACATGCACTTTGGttgattcaacttttgtttttaggGAGCATGTAATGAATCACTGTTATTCATCAGTGTGCACTGGACAGAAGAGCTGCTCTTCTTGACATGTTTGTTGAAAGTGAAAGACAGCAGAAGACCAAAAACAAGGCTGCTCCCAGATCAGGCTACACCAGATGTGATGGGATCGCAAGTTTGTCCTGCTCAGATGAAATTGATCGCTCACAAATGGCACATTCTGGCTAAAGAGGGGTAGCAAAACCAAAGAcacaaagtgataaaaacgccctAGAGCCAGCAGCCAAACCTTTGGCACGACCAGTCAGTCACAGAGCGCAGGTACCACAGGTGGAAAAGTTCTGAATGCGTTCTTCATGTGGCATTTGTGAAAAGTACACTGCGCTGTGTCTACAGGATTGTCACTGTCTGGAAAGTTCCCCCTTGTCCTCAGGCTCTTAGACGTCACTATTGCTTTTTCAAGCTCAGTCTTGTTTTTGGATAGTGCAAATTGAAGGTGGACACATGAACCTCTGCTCACGTTAGCCTAGAATGACAATG is a window from the Perca flavescens isolate YP-PL-M2 chromosome 4, PFLA_1.0, whole genome shotgun sequence genome containing:
- the arhgef25b gene encoding rho guanine nucleotide exchange factor 25 isoform X2 translates to MRGGHHQRGCGCQHLFRKLLSKCGCCFVQLRAESYSVAGSAVSITPSMGPVPHQASGSSSPCSHSSSGGSRHPVSALKKWLTNPVRKLSSDARGGAGKVEKQMCRSDRRQPPLLFSHNETQPRPLEPHNNYTILSSGDTVLKDSLLSPATPSPTQPPCHSYLSDLLQGTDTQSQKSSIHTLQGEDGCTVTDDSASQWSATVDSEEERNIALEKSIYVLTELIETERLYVEDLGLIVQGYMGTMANQVVPEDLKGKDRIVFGNIQQIYDWHKNYLLGELEKCVGDPDRLAQLFIKHERRLHMYVVYCQNKPKSEHIVSEYIETYFEDLRQQLGHRLQLNDLLIKPVQRIMKYQLLLKDFLKYYSKAGRDVEELQGAVEVMCFVPKRCNDMMNVGRLQGFEGKITAQGKLLQQDTFSVSEQESGLPSKAKERRVFLFEQLVIFSEPIDKKKGFSLPGYTFKNSIKVSCLGVEEHSENDLCSLVLTSRGTNGSVTRFIMQASSLEIQQAWFDDVVQILESQRNFLNALQSPIEYQRRESKSNSLGRNMKSPTASASGLRPHSSASMDRRQKPCLLSCNTSLPSLHPPHHSPALKVLSNPCAARPQTALPPLSPPEQLSLYTEGVTSSFQETTLNMGAHRPNNLDHLKEIEQ
- the arhgef25b gene encoding rho guanine nucleotide exchange factor 25 isoform X3: MRGGHHQRGCGCQHLFRKLLSKCGCCFVQLRESYSVAGSAVSITPSMGPVPHQASGSSSPCSHSSSGGSRHPVSALKKWLTNPVRKLSSDARGGAGKVEKQMCRSDRRQPPLLFSHNETQPRPLEPHNNYTILSSGDTVLKDSLLSPATPSPTQPPCHSYLSDLLQGTDTQSQKSSIHTLQGEDGCTVTDDSASQWSATVDSEEERNIALEKSIYVLTELIETERLYVEDLGLIVQGYMGTMANQVVPEDLKGKDRIVFGNIQQIYDWHKNYLLGELEKCVGDPDRLAQLFIKHERRLHMYVVYCQNKPKSEHIVSEYIETYFEDLRQQLGHRLQLNDLLIKPVQRIMKYQLLLKDFLKYYSKAGRDVEELQGAVEVMCFVPKRCNDMMNVGRLQGFEGKITAQGKLLQQDTFSVSEQESGLPSKAKERRVFLFEQLVIFSEPIDKKKGFSLPGYTFKNSIKVSCLGVEEHSENDLCSLVLTSRGTNGSVTRFIMQASSLEIQQAWFDDVVQILESQRNFLNALQSPIEYQRRESKSNSLGRNMKSPTASASGLRPHSSASMDRRQKPCLLSCNTSLPSLHPPHHSPALKVLSNPCAARPQTALPPLSPPEQLSLYTEGVTSSFQETTLNMGAHRPNNLDHLKEIEQ
- the arhgef25b gene encoding rho guanine nucleotide exchange factor 25 isoform X1 → MKTGKVHRRTEQLLGYRVDKVSHTSPEKLLSDENNQDIQTQFKCARKSSVAAGCKAESYSVAGSAVSITPSMGPVPHQASGSSSPCSHSSSGGSRHPVSALKKWLTNPVRKLSSDARGGAGKVEKQMCRSDRRQPPLLFSHNETQPRPLEPHNNYTILSSGDTVLKDSLLSPATPSPTQPPCHSYLSDLLQGTDTQSQKSSIHTLQGEDGCTVTDDSASQWSATVDSEEERNIALEKSIYVLTELIETERLYVEDLGLIVQGYMGTMANQVVPEDLKGKDRIVFGNIQQIYDWHKNYLLGELEKCVGDPDRLAQLFIKHERRLHMYVVYCQNKPKSEHIVSEYIETYFEDLRQQLGHRLQLNDLLIKPVQRIMKYQLLLKDFLKYYSKAGRDVEELQGAVEVMCFVPKRCNDMMNVGRLQGFEGKITAQGKLLQQDTFSVSEQESGLPSKAKERRVFLFEQLVIFSEPIDKKKGFSLPGYTFKNSIKVSCLGVEEHSENDLCSLVLTSRGTNGSVTRFIMQASSLEIQQAWFDDVVQILESQRNFLNALQSPIEYQRRESKSNSLGRNMKSPTASASGLRPHSSASMDRRQKPCLLSCNTSLPSLHPPHHSPALKVLSNPCAARPQTALPPLSPPEQLSLYTEGVTSSFQETTLNMGAHRPNNLDHLKEIEQ